From one Humulus lupulus chromosome 8, drHumLupu1.1, whole genome shotgun sequence genomic stretch:
- the LOC133793551 gene encoding uncharacterized protein LOC133793551 produces the protein MASSSKSKSKSDPEPESTHFTPLPPDQNYVVLPLYFPCRRRPIRTICTVGLAFFFATAYVFWPSDPDIKLVRMRLKSVHVHRTPHVSVDVSVFLTVRVKNADVYYLDYSQLDVAVGYRGKKLGHVRSDRGHVRARGSSYVDAELDLDGVEIFSDVVFLLEDLARGTVPFDTVTEVRGQLGLLFFQFPLQARVSCEVLVNTINQTIFRQNCYPEP, from the exons ATGGCTAGCTCATCCAAATCCAAATCCAAATCCGATCCAGAACCAGAATCCACCCATTTCACTCCTCTCCCTCCTGACCAAAACTACGTCGTACTGCCTCTCTATTTCCCTTGCCGGCGCAGACCTATTCGCACCATCTGCACCGTCGGACTCGCCTTTTTTTTCGCCACCGCATACGTTTTCTGGCCGTCCGATCCCGACATCAAGCTCGTACGGATGCGGTTGAAGAGCGTTCACGTGCACAGAACGCCGCACGTGTCGGTCGACGTGTCCGTGTTCCTGACGGTCAGAGTAAAAAACGCCGACGTTTATTACTTGGATTATAGCCAGCTGGACGTGGCGGTCGGGTACAGGGGGAAGAAGCTGGGACACGTGAGGTCGGACCGGGGTCACGTGAGGGCAAGGGGATCGTCCTACGTGGACGCTGAGCTGGATTTAGATGGGGTGGAGATCTTTTCCGATGTGGTATTCCTGTTGGAAGACTTGGCTAGGGGTACCGTTCCTTTTGATACTGTTACGGAGGTTCGAGGCCAGCTCGGCCTCTTATTTTTTCAATTCCCGTTACag GCAAGAGTATCATGCGAGGTATTAGTAAATACAATTAATCAGACAATATTTCGCCAAAATTGTTACCCTGAGCCTTAA
- the LOC133795125 gene encoding uncharacterized protein LOC133795125, with protein MEMEMISKEKRREIMEREFDRIGFIPPTPPPSPSPNSSISHHDIQAGFEHQKVTKEKNCNIISSQLEELLMEKCLKKLDHNIQQLKEENDNNKIQPSSNIVQKPRFFTSKRLHSSIIASETTRIFCALIIAFLVVLSYVDYPLFGRNIVRAESVIASRPLYILLLTDATIVFARLYLENRGGDLGDSSLEEEEMPQVQDDHGHNWIQAVKFLERGLVVYQAIRGIFIDFSVYAVIVICGLSFV; from the exons ATGGAGATGGAGATGATTAGCAAggaaaaaagaagagaaataATGGAGAGAGAATTCGATCGCATAGGTTTCATTCCTCCCACCCCACCACCATCACCATCCCCTAATTCATCAATATCTCATCATGATATTCAAG CTGGTTTTGAGCATCAAAAAGTTACTAAAGAAAAAAATTGCAACATTATAAGCAGCCAACTTGAGGAACTATTGATGGAGAAGTGTTTGAAGAAATTAGATCATAATATACAACAATTGAAGGAAGAAAACGACAACAACAAAATACAACCATCATCAAATATTGTGCAAAAGCCTAGATTTTTCACTTCAAAACGACTTCATTCCAGCATTATAGCTTCCGAGACTACAAGAATATTCTGTGCTCTGATAATAGCTTTCTTGGTAGTCTTATCTTATGTTGATTATCCACTATTTGGAAGGAACATAGTGAGGGCTGAGAGTGTTATAGCCTCAAGGCCTCTTTACATTCTTCTACTAACTGATGCAACGATTGTGTTTGCTCGATTATACCTCGAAAATCGAGGTGGCGACCTCGGTGACAGCAGCCTAGAGGAAGAAGAAATGCCTCAGGTTCAGGATGATCATGGACATAATTGGATTCAAGCGGTCAAGTTTTTGGAGAGAGGGTTAGTGGTTTACCAAGCCATTCGTGGGATTTTCATAGATTTTAGTGTTTACGCAGTTATTGTCATCTGTGGCCTCTCTTTTGTCTAA
- the LOC133795931 gene encoding transcription repressor OFP14: MAKKIEKCLQDFLPNIKKPKPKVHFPPNVSLSSSKDWILSGCKQPKTLSFAVGRNQNDDSATLTDIDQFLVENFKSLYTKDDVVRANQDSQNDNQDVVWFESPRLLDTLPNLRGSRRFFVSTGISSSLIEESRASITTTATTSTTTCSNDVVCEDTASFSSATVDNDDEWTKLPDQCVAVLANSPKPYDDFRQSMNEMVEARLRRRKNVDWSFMEELLFCYLNLNDKRSYKYILSAFVDLIVDLRRDSEPAPSRSRKVTRTRNTQTMAGISIF; encoded by the exons aTGGCAAAGAAAATCGAAAAATGTCTACAAGATTTTCTTCCCAATATCAAAAAACCAAAACCCAAAGTCCATTTCCCTCCTAATGTTTCACTTTCTTCATCCAAGGATTGGATCCTCTCCGGTTGTAAGCAACCCAAAACGCTGTCGTTTGCAGTGGGCCGAAATCAAAACGACGACTCCGCCACACTTACCGATATCGACCAATTCCTTGTTGAAAATTTCAAGTCACTTTATACAAAAGACGACGTCGTTCGAGCCAATCAGGATAGCCAAAACGACAACCAAGATGTCGTTTGGTTTGAATCTCCCCGGCTACTCGATACACTTCCGAATCTCCGTGGGTCCCGCCGATTCTTTGTAAGCACCGGAATATCGAGCTCGCTCATCGAGGAATCCCGGGCGAGTATTACCACCACCGCCACCACCAGTACTACTACTTGTTCGAACGACGTCGTTTGTGAGGATACGGCGTCGTTTTCGTCTGCAACCGTCGATAATGATGATGAATGGACAAAGCTTCCCGACCAATGCGTCGCCGTTTTGGCGAACTCACCGAAACCTTACGATGATTTCCGGCAGTCCATGAACGAGATGGTCGAAGCTCGTCTCCGGCGGCGGAAGAACGTTGACTGGAGTTTCATGGAGGAGCTTCTGTTCTGTTACCTGAACCTAAACGACAAAAGATCGTACAAGTACATACTCAGCGCATTCGTGGATTTGATCGTCGATTTGCGTCGGGATTCCGAACCAGCTCCGTCAAGATCACGGAAAGTGACTCGAACTCGAA ATACTCAAACCATGGCAGGAATAAGCATATTTTGA